A DNA window from Streptococcus sp. LPB0220 contains the following coding sequences:
- the cvfB gene encoding RNA-binding virulence regulatory protein CvfB has product MNTNLASYIMGMVIDENDHFYFVQKDGQTYALDKAEGPHQVGESVKGFAYTDMKQKLRLTTLEVTATQESFGWGTVTEVRKDLGVFVDTGLPDKQIVVSLDILPEIKDLWPKKGDRLYIRLEVDKKDRIWGILAYQEDFQRLARPAYNNMQNQNWPAIVYRLKLSGTFVYLPENNMLGFIHPSERYAEPRLGEVLNARVIGFREVDRTLNLSLKPRSFEMLENDAQMILTYLEANGGFMTLNDKSSPEEIKATFGISKGQFKKALGGLMKAKKIKQDQFGTELI; this is encoded by the coding sequence ATGAATACGAATCTAGCAAGCTACATCATGGGAATGGTCATTGATGAAAATGATCACTTCTATTTTGTTCAAAAAGATGGCCAGACATACGCACTTGATAAAGCAGAAGGCCCACACCAAGTCGGAGAAAGTGTCAAGGGCTTTGCTTATACAGATATGAAGCAAAAACTACGACTTACGACACTTGAAGTCACAGCAACTCAAGAAAGCTTTGGCTGGGGAACGGTCACGGAAGTGCGCAAGGATTTGGGAGTCTTCGTGGATACAGGGCTTCCAGATAAGCAGATTGTTGTCTCACTAGATATCCTACCGGAGATCAAAGATCTATGGCCTAAAAAGGGCGATCGTCTCTATATTCGCTTAGAAGTTGATAAGAAAGATCGGATTTGGGGGATCTTAGCCTACCAGGAAGATTTTCAGCGTTTGGCTCGTCCAGCCTATAACAATATGCAAAACCAAAACTGGCCAGCCATTGTCTACCGCTTGAAATTGTCTGGAACCTTTGTTTACCTTCCAGAGAACAATATGCTGGGCTTTATCCACCCAAGTGAGCGCTATGCAGAACCTCGTTTGGGAGAGGTCTTAAATGCTCGCGTTATTGGTTTTCGTGAGGTGGATCGGACCTTGAACCTATCTTTGAAGCCACGCTCCTTTGAGATGTTGGAAAACGATGCCCAAATGATTTTGACCTATTTGGAAGCCAATGGAGGCTTTATGACCCTGAATGATAAGTCATCTCCAGAAGAGATCAAGGCAACTTTTGGGATTTCAAAAGGTCAGTTCAAAAAGGCTTTGGGTGGTTTGATGAAGGCCAAAAAAATCAAGCAAGACCAGTTTGGAACAGAGTTGATCTAA
- the frr gene encoding ribosome recycling factor: MANPIVEKAKERMTQSHQSLGREFGSIRAGRANASLLDRIFVEYYGVETPLNQLASITIPEARVLLITPFDKSSLKDIEHSINASDLGITPANDGSVIRLVIPALTEETRRDLAKEVKKVGENAKVAIRNIRRDAMDEAKKQEKAKEITEDELKGLEKEIQKVTDDAVKHVDEMTAHKEKELMEV, encoded by the coding sequence ATGGCAAACCCAATCGTAGAAAAAGCAAAAGAAAGAATGACCCAGTCTCACCAAAGTTTGGGACGTGAATTTGGTAGCATCCGTGCTGGACGTGCAAACGCAAGTCTTTTGGATCGTATTTTCGTAGAATACTACGGAGTAGAGACTCCTTTGAACCAATTGGCATCTATCACCATTCCAGAAGCGCGTGTCTTGTTGATCACACCATTTGATAAATCATCTTTGAAAGACATCGAGCACAGCATCAATGCTTCTGACCTTGGTATCACTCCAGCCAACGATGGATCTGTTATCCGCTTGGTTATCCCAGCTTTGACAGAAGAAACTCGTCGCGACTTGGCAAAAGAAGTGAAAAAAGTGGGTGAAAATGCTAAAGTAGCGATCCGTAACATCCGTCGTGATGCTATGGATGAAGCGAAGAAACAAGAAAAAGCAAAAGAAATCACAGAAGATGAATTGAAAGGTCTTGAAAAAGAGATTCAAAAAGTTACGGATGACGCTGTTAAGCATGTAGATGAAATGACAGCGCACAAAGAAAAAGAATTGATGGAAGTTTAA
- the pyrH gene encoding UMP kinase, translated as MVEPKYKRILIKLSGEALAGERGVGIDIKTVQNMAQEIKEVHELGIEIALVIGGGNLWRGEPAAEAGMDRVQADYTGMLGTVMNALVMADSLQQVGVDTRVQTAIAMQQVAEPYIRGRALRHLEKDRIVIFGAGIGSPYFSTDTTAALRAAEIEADAILMAKNGVDGVYNADPKKDASAVKFEELTHRDVINKGLRIMDSTASTLSMDNDIDLVVFNMNEPGNIKRVVFGENIGTTVSNNVEK; from the coding sequence ATGGTAGAACCTAAGTATAAACGTATCTTAATCAAGCTATCTGGTGAGGCTCTTGCCGGCGAACGTGGTGTCGGAATCGATATCAAAACTGTCCAAAATATGGCCCAAGAAATCAAGGAAGTTCATGAACTTGGAATTGAAATTGCCTTGGTGATTGGAGGGGGAAACCTTTGGCGTGGAGAACCTGCTGCTGAAGCAGGGATGGATCGTGTCCAAGCAGACTACACAGGTATGCTCGGTACTGTCATGAACGCTCTTGTGATGGCTGATTCGCTTCAACAAGTTGGCGTGGATACCCGTGTTCAAACTGCGATTGCCATGCAACAAGTCGCAGAACCATATATCCGTGGTCGTGCCCTTCGTCATCTTGAAAAAGATCGGATCGTGATCTTTGGTGCAGGGATCGGTTCTCCTTACTTCTCAACAGATACGACCGCAGCCCTTCGTGCAGCTGAGATTGAAGCAGATGCCATTCTCATGGCCAAAAATGGGGTCGATGGTGTTTACAATGCCGATCCGAAAAAAGATGCTTCAGCTGTGAAATTTGAGGAATTGACTCACCGCGATGTGATCAATAAAGGTCTTCGCATCATGGACTCAACAGCCTCTACTCTCTCCATGGACAACGACATTGACTTGGTTGTCTTTAATATGAATGAACCAGGCAATATCAAACGCGTTGTCTTTGGTGAAAATATCGGTACAACCGTATCGAATAACGTAGAAAAATAA
- the rplA gene encoding 50S ribosomal protein L1, with protein MAKKSKQLRAALEKIDSTKVYSVEEAVALAKETNFAKFDATVEVAYNLNIDVKKADQQIRGAMVLPNGTGKTARVLVFARGAKAEEAKAAGADFVGEDDLVAKINDGWLDFDVVIATPDMMALVGRLGRVLGPRNLMPNPKTGTVTMDVAKAVEESKGGKITYRADKAGIVQAIIGKVSFDDTKLVENFKAFNDTIQKAKPATAKGTYVTSLTLTTTQGPGIKVDVNSL; from the coding sequence ATGGCTAAAAAAAGCAAACAACTTCGTGCTGCTCTTGAAAAAATCGACAGCACAAAAGTCTACAGCGTAGAAGAAGCTGTAGCTCTTGCAAAAGAAACTAACTTTGCAAAATTTGACGCAACTGTAGAAGTTGCTTACAACTTGAACATCGACGTGAAAAAAGCTGACCAACAAATCCGTGGTGCAATGGTATTGCCAAACGGAACTGGTAAAACAGCTCGCGTACTTGTATTTGCACGTGGTGCAAAAGCTGAAGAAGCAAAAGCTGCTGGTGCAGACTTCGTAGGTGAAGATGACCTTGTTGCGAAAATCAACGATGGTTGGTTGGACTTCGACGTAGTTATCGCTACACCTGACATGATGGCTCTTGTTGGACGTCTTGGACGTGTCCTTGGACCTCGTAACTTGATGCCAAACCCTAAAACTGGTACAGTAACAATGGATGTTGCGAAAGCAGTTGAAGAGTCTAAAGGTGGTAAAATCACTTACCGTGCTGATAAAGCAGGTATCGTTCAAGCGATCATCGGTAAAGTTTCATTCGATGATACTAAATTGGTTGAAAACTTTAAAGCTTTCAACGACACAATCCAAAAAGCAAAACCAGCTACAGCTAAAGGTACTTACGTAACTAGCTTGACTTTGACTACAACTCAAGGTCCTGGTATCAAAGTGGATGTTAACTCACTTTAA